One Lolium rigidum isolate FL_2022 unplaced genomic scaffold, APGP_CSIRO_Lrig_0.1 contig_20394_1, whole genome shotgun sequence genomic window carries:
- the LOC124680604 gene encoding uncharacterized protein LOC124680604: MTPRRGTLVGDAVYFTVQHDNAIVKYDLGKDRLSMIESPQPKEWDITLMAMENASLGFACIQGSSLYTWSRKVDTEEAAEWVQYRVIELEKTVPVVNPDDEPLVVGFAEGVDVIFVSSGAGLFTIKLNSGQVKKVDEAGVYFSVLPYMSFYTPDRGRLLSIARTH; encoded by the exons ATGACC CCTAGGCGAGGCACCCTTGTCGGAGATGCAGTCTACTTCACGGTTCAGCATGACAATGCAATCGTCAAGTACGACTTGGGCAAGGACCGATTATCCATGATTGAGTCGCCGCAACCCAAAGAGTGGGACATCACGCTCATGGCGATGGAGAACGCTTCACTGGGATTTGCCTGCATTCAGGGTTCCAGCCTTTATACGTGGTCAAGGAAGGTGGATACAGAAGAAGCTGCTGAATGGGTACAATACAGGGTCATTGAGCTGGAGAAAACAGTACCTGTTGTGAATCCTGATGACGAACCATTAGTGGTCGGCTTTGCAGAGGGTGTGGATGTCATCTTTGTTAGCTCAGGTGCTGGCTTATTCACGATAAAGCTCAATTCGGGACAGGTTAAGAAGGTTGATGAGGCTGGAGTCTATTTTAGCGTCCTACCCTACATGAGCTTCTACACTCCAG